The Pseudoliparis swirei isolate HS2019 ecotype Mariana Trench chromosome 1, NWPU_hadal_v1, whole genome shotgun sequence genome has a window encoding:
- the LOC130197667 gene encoding LOW QUALITY PROTEIN: uncharacterized protein LOC130197667 (The sequence of the model RefSeq protein was modified relative to this genomic sequence to represent the inferred CDS: deleted 1 base in 1 codon) — MSVGRVGKLLFICDRISGRRFLCDTGAQRSVLPASRLDMATDSHGPRWKRLTGPPSAPVKHGVEHHIATTGPPVYGRARRLDPTKLAVAKAEFSNMERLGIVRRSDSPWASPLHIVPKSGGGWRPCGDYRRLNEATTPYRYPVPNIQDFSAHLAGMVIFSKVDLVRGYHQVPMHSLDISKTAVITPFGLFEFLRMPFGLKNSAQSFQRLMDSVLRDLPFLFVYLDDILVASTSKSQHLSHLRTLFERLNQHGLIVNPAKCQFGLSTIDFLGHRVTKDGAVPLPSKVEAVTQFPRPLTVKALQEFLGMINFYHRFIPRAAQLMQPLHEALKGKPTHAVDWTEGRDKAFADTKAALAQATMLAHPSATASIAITSDASDYAVGAVYEQWVGGAWQPLAFFSRQLRANERKYSTFDRELLGLYLAIRHFRFLLEGRHFTAFVDHKPLVFAMAKVAEPQSSADRSHGWRRRLRCHPRSLPPGSKASQRLVAAKFVWRGLKKDVRDWATTCLECQRAKIHRHTKAPLELFPVPERRFDHVNVDLVGPLPSSQGFTYLLTMVDRTTRWPEAVPLTSLASVEMTRAFIGTWVARFGTPSDISSDRGAQFTSELWNAVAHSLGAKLHRTTAYHPQANGLCERFHRSMKASLRAGLKDSNWVDKLPWVMLGIRTAPKEDLQSSSAELVYGQPLRVPGDFVPPSTVPWLPLQRAGLLDNARLFAPVPTSHHGLPQSHIPAGLQTAEYVFIRHDAHRGPLRPPYEGPFRVLETGDKHFMVDMGGKPERLSIDRLKPAHLDVARPIELAQPPRRGRPPALHPPSAPLPPKSPTLQAPHPCHGGTPATVVSPRPPVKHSRAGRLLRPPRR, encoded by the exons ATGAGCGTCGGCCGCGTAGGCAAGCTGCTTTTTATCTGTGACAGAATCTCCGGACGACGTTTCCTGTGCGACACGGGTGCACAGAGGAGCGTCCTGCCTGCTTCCCGTTTGGACATGGCGACCGACAGCCATGGCCCCCGATGGAAGCGGCTAACGGGACCCCCATCCGCAC CCGTGAAGCATGGTGTGGAGCACCATATCGCCACAACTGGTCCACCCGTCTACGGCCGTGCTCGGCGCCTCGACCCGACCAAGCTTGCAGTTGCTAAGGCTGAGTTTTCCAACATGGAACGCCTCGGCATAGTCCGCCGATCCGACAGTCCGTGGGCGTCACCCCTTCACATCGTCCCCAAATCTGGTGGCGGCTGGCGCCCATGTGGCGACTACCGGAGGCTTAATGAGGCAACGACACCTTACCGATACCCAGTCCCGAACATACAGGATTTTTCAGCACACCTGGCCGGTATGGTGATTTTTTCTAAAGTGGACCTCGTCCGGGGCTATCATCAG GTGCCCATGCACTCACTGGACATTTCAAAAACAGCAGTGATTACGCCGTTTGGTCTTTTTGAGTTCTTAAGGATGCCGTTCGGCCTTAAAAACTCAGCCCAATCTTTCCAGCGCCTCATGGACTCTGTTTTACGGGAcctgccttttctttttgtgtatttGGACGACATTCTGGTAGCGAGCACGTCCAAATCTCAGCACCTGTCGCACCTCCGAACACTTTTCGAGCGGCTCAACCAACATGGCCTGATTGTTAACCCTGCCAAGTGCCAGTTTGGTCTCTCCACCATCGACTTCCTGGGACACAGAGTCACCAAGGACGGTGCAGTCCCTCTCCCATCAAAGGTGGAGGCGGTCACACAGTTTCCACGCCCGCTCACCGTGAAAGCCCTGCAGGAGTTCCTCGGCATGATAAACTTTTACCACCGTTTCATCCCTCGAGCCGCTCAGCTCATGCAGCCCTTGCACGAGGCCTTGAAAGGTAAACCCACGCACGCTGTGGACTGGACTGAGGGCAGGGACAAGGCGTTTGCTGACACTAAGGCAGCCCTGGCGCAGGCCACCATGCTGGCACATCCTTCAGCCACAGCCTCCATCGCCATCACCTCGGACGCCTCTGACTACGCTGTCGGTGCTGTCTACGAGCAGTGGGTAGGCGGGGCCTGGCAGCCCCTTGCCTTCTTCAGCCGCCAGCTGCGCGCTAACGAGCGTAAGTACAGCACTTTCGACCGGGAGCTGCTGGGTCTCTACCTCGCCATCAGACATTTTCGTTTCCTGCTGGAAGGTCGACACTTCACCGCCTTTGTCGACCACAAGCCGCTGGTGTTCGCCATGGCCAAAGTGGCCGAGCC GCAGTCCTCGGCCGATCGTTCCCACGGGTGGAGACGACGTCTTCGATGCCATCCACGGTCTCTCCCACCCGGTTCGAAAGCGTCACAGAGGCTGGTGGCGGCGAAGTTTGTTTGGCGCGGCCTCAAAAAGGACGTAAGAGACTGGGCTACCACTTGCCTTGAGTGCCAACGGGCCAAAATACATCGCCACACTAAAGCCCCGCTAGAGTTGTTCCCGGTGCCAGAGAGGCGTTTTGACCATGTTAACGTGGATCTGGTTGgccctctgccctcctctcaGGGTTTCACCTACCTGTTGACCATGGTTGACAGGACCACCCGTTGGCCCGAGGCTGTGCCACTGACATCGTTGGCATCTGTCGAGATGACCCGGGCATTCATCGGCACCTGGGTTGCCCGTTTCGGCACCCCTTCGGACATATCCTCTGACCGGGGCGCGCAGTTCACGTCTGAGCTGTGGAACGCGGTGGCCCACAGCCTCGGAGCGAAACTCCACCGCACGACCGCATACCACCCGCAGGCTAACGGACTCTGTGAGCGGTTTCACAGGTCAATGAAAGCTTCTCTTCGTGCCGGCCTCAAAGACAGCAACTGGGTCGACAAGCTCCCGTGGGTGATGCTCGGCATCAGGACTGCGCCGAAGGAAGACCTACAGTCCTCATCCGCGGAGCTCGTCTATGGCCAGCCACTGCGGGTTCCAGGGGATTTTGTTCCCCCCTCCACCGTTCCCTGG CTGCCTCTCCAGCGGGCCGGGCTACTGGACAATGCGAGGCTTTTCGCACCGGTCCCTACTTCCCATCACGGCCTCCCTCAGTCGCACATCCCCGCTGGGCTTCAGACGGCTGAATACGTCTTTATTCGCCACGACGCTCACAGGGGACCGCTACGCCCGCCCTACGAGGGCCCGTTCCGGGTTTTGGAGACGGGAGACAAACATTTTATGGTGGACATGGGTGGTAAACCGGAGCGACTCTCCATTGACCGCCTCAAACCAGCTCATTTGGACGTTGCTAGGCCCATTGAATTGGCCCAGCCCCCACGACGCGGGCGTCCTCCAGCTTTGCACCCACCCTctgctcccctccctcccaaaTCTCCCACACTCCAGGCCCCACACCCATGTCATGGTGGTACACCTGCCACAGTAGTGTCTCCTCGACCCCCTGTAAAGCACAGCCGTGCTGGCCGGTTACTCCGACCACCTCGCCGATGA